One window of the Takifugu rubripes chromosome 13, fTakRub1.2, whole genome shotgun sequence genome contains the following:
- the gcfc2 gene encoding intron Large complex component GCFC2 isoform X5, with protein sequence MLESTIMFNKTTRRNFRQRKEASSEEEDKQENNVDEEEKSEPAQLKTQSRGISCSANRQEKPPKLHNSAENDGEAFIGAEERERREKVKDGTETKTNIVLSFSGDKEVEEPEFKVKKSSDKEVLFQVRKNDNSTSWTSYSTDCNVSQSTFLRKGFSDSQSSAHTLLYSHHEDKSSDNDDDGGSESDGVSSLSSDSSRSSSGAFFSLIVSSAQDIQEAPRQHCAMRAQMDFIPLGREGHNSGGSISNDYIRGSDEDRIGDDDEQDDHERRIAFAPRLKNIRQRILAKLGSDDSLSSSDEREQQLWEETQLGKGVKRHLRVLSSAVSESSTSSSGSTSRSRQKKRSKEVRIPKTFPPIVSVIKKKIVERLDSLTEVHRTRQTELRKLEADIEWAQNSVETLVEISFEKRLHFFRSLALFVHTLTECLQEKVVEINALELELHVLLSEQWGALLNRRRHKVTEQADCLQHLSFSTDEQSGNRNNGTETQWEIETGVECNKVVRVLEDTEVSEEEDEQLQKMKDDILLRSQAVFSSVQDEFYDVKKILSHFEEWRGSYTDSYHSAYISFCLPKLLSPIIRHQLLVWNPLKDDSEAFEKLPWFTAVETFCHGYGHEELEHSDRQTLSDVVEKTVLPKITAYVELAWDPESSHQSVCLFGFCHKLKEDFSIFDRKQSKPVKAFVEAVISRLRSTVDEDVFIPLYPKKVLDDPSSPQCHFRDQQFWKAIKLFVNIGKWDLLLPESALKELMLDKLLNRYLMITLCSQTLHGNAVQACRKVVDSLPLSWLKGETECLPQLQNFRNHLVQKIHTIFKQHSLEDPNTRSAVVELLQILSTIRCNDSIMAIAQKYQCEDVIYSHQLLNQETV encoded by the exons ATGCTAGAGTCCACAATTATGTTCAATAAAACGACTCGAAGGAATTTTCGGCAGAGAAAAGAAGCATCTAGCGAAGAAGAGGACAAGCAGGAAAATAACGtagatgaagaggaaaaatCCGAGCCGGCTCAGCTAAAGACCCAGAGCCGGGGAATCTCCTGTAGCGCTAACAGGCAAGAGAAGCCTCCGAAGCTGCACAATAGTGCTGAAAACGACGGCGAGGCCTTTATCGgggcagaagaaagagaaaggagggaaaaagtcAAAGATGGAACTGAGACGAAAACAAATATAGTTCTTAGTTTTTCTGGTGACAAAGAAG TGGAGGAACCagaatttaaagtaaaaaaatcGTCTGATAAAGAAGTGTTGTTCCAAGTTCGGAAAAACGATAATTCAACTTCCTGGACTAGCTACAGCACAG ATTGCAATGTCTCTCAGTCGACCTTCCTCAGGAAAGGCTTCAGTGACAGTCAGTCTTCAGCTCATACTCTGCTGTATAGTCATCATGAGGATAAGAGTtctgataatgatgatgatggtggctcTGAAAGTGATGGTGTATCTTCACTCAGTTCAGATTCTAGCCGCTCTTCTTCTGGTGCATTTTTCAGTT TGATTGTCTCAAGTGCACAAGATATCCAAGAAGCACCGAGGCAACACTGTGCCATGCGAGCACAAATGGATTTCATTCCCCTGGGTCGAGAAGGCCACAATTCTGGTGGTAGTATCTCTAATGACTACATCAGAGGGAGTGATGAAGACAGgattggtgatgatgatgagcaagATGATCATGAGCGAAGGATTGCATTTGCCCCAAGACTAAAGAACATCAGGCAGAGGATCTTAGCGAAACTTG GGAGTGATGACAGTTTGTCAAGCAGTGATGAGAGAGAGCAACAACTATGGGAAGAGACACAACTTGGGAAAGGAGTCAAGAGACATCTGAGAGTGCTG AGCTCAGCTGTGAGTGAATCGAGTACATCCAGCAGCGGTAGTACCAGCAGGTCAAGGCAAAAGAAGAGATCAAAAGAAGTCAGAATTCCAAAGACTTTTCCTCCTATTGTATCTGTGATAAAGAAGAAGATAGTTGAAAG ACTAGACTCCCTTACAGAGGTTCACAGGACACGGCAAACAGAATTGAGGAAATTGGAGGCTGATATTGAGTGGGCCCAGAATTCTGTAGAGACTCTGGTGGAAATTTCCTTTGAGAAACGTTTGCATTTTTTTAGGTCCCTAGCGCTCTTTGTCCACACCCTGACTGAGTGTCTACAGGAGAAG GTTGTTGAGATTAATGCCCTGGAATTGGAATTGCATGTCCTGCTGTCTGAACAGTGGGGGGCGTTGTTGAATCGAAGACGGCATAAGGTCACGGAGCAGGCTGACTGCCTGCAGCACTTGAGCT TCAGTACAGATGAACAGAGTGGGAATAGAAACAATGGAACAGAAACCCAATG GGAGATAGAAACTGGGGTTGAATGTAATAAAGTTGTTCGAGTACTTGAGGACACAGAGGTTtcagaagaagaggatgagCAGCTACAAAAGATGAAAG ATGATATCCTGCTTAGGTCCCAGGCAGTGTTCTCTAGTGTCCAGGATGAGTTCTATGATGTGAAGAAGATTCTGTCCCACTTTGAAGAGTGGAGGGGTTCTTACACTGACTCGTACCACAGTGCATacatttctttttgtctgcCAAAGTTGTTGAGCCCTATCATTAGACATCAGCTGCTTGTGTGGAACCCCCTAAAG GATGACAGTGAGGCTTTTGAAAAGCTGCCTTGGTTCACAGCAGTAGAGACCTTTTGCCATGGTTATGGCCATGAAGAGTTGGAgcactcagacagacagactctgTCTGATGTTGTAGAAAAGACTGTCCTACCCAAAATAACAG cttatgTGGAGCTGGCATGGGATCCTGAATCTAGCCATCAGTCAGTCTGTTTGTTTGGGTTCTGTCACAAACTGAAAGAAGACTTCTCCATCtttgacaggaaacagagcAAACCAGTCAAA GCATTCGTAGAGGCTGTAATCTCCCGGCTGAGGAGCACTGTGGACGAAGATGTCTTCATTCCTCTTTACCCCAAAAA gGTTCTTGATGACCCTTCCTCGCCTCAGTGTCATTTCAGGGATCAGCAGTTCTGGAAAGCTATAAAA CTGTTTGTTAATATAGGAAAATGGGATTTGCTGCTGCCTGAGTCAGCTTTAAAGGAACTTATGTTGGACAAACTGCTGAACCGATACCTTATGATTACTCTGTGCAGCCAGACCCTGCATGGCAATGCTGTCCAGGCTTGCAGAAAG GTAGTAGACAGTCTGCCGCTTTCATGGCTCAAAGGAGAGACCGAATGTTTGCCTCAGCTTCAGAATTTCAGAAACCATCTTGTTCAGAAAATTCACACTATCTTCAAACAACATTCTCTAGAAGACCCAAATACAAG GTCTGCTGTGGTTGAACTGCTACAGATTTTAAGCACAATTCGATGCAATGACTCCATCATGGCTATTGCACAGAAATACCAATGTGAAGATGTGATCTACTCTCACCAGCTACTCAATCAGGAGACAGTGTGA
- the gcfc2 gene encoding intron Large complex component GCFC2 isoform X2 → MLESTIMFNKTTRRNFRQRKEASSEEEDKQENNVDEEEKSEPAQLKTQSRGISCSANRQEKPPKLHNSAENDGEAFIGAEERERREKVKDGTETKTNIVLSFSGDKEVEEPEFKVKKSSDKEVLFQVRKNDNSTSWTSYSTDCNVSQSTFLRKGFSDSQSSAHTLLYSHHEDKSSDNDDDGGSESDGVSSLSSDSSRSSSGAFFSLIVSSAQDIQEAPRQHCAMRAQMDFIPLGREGHNSGGSISNDYIRGSDEDRIGDDDEQDDHERRIAFAPRLKNIRQRILAKLGSDDSLSSSDEREQQLWEETQLGKGVKRHLRVLPNFPHPCQSSAVSESSTSSSGSTSRSRQKKRSKEVRIPKTFPPIVSVIKKKIVERLDSLTEVHRTRQTELRKLEADIEWAQNSVETLVEISFEKRLHFFRSLALFVHTLTECLQEKVVEINALELELHVLLSEQWGALLNRRRHKVTEQADCLQHLSFSTDEQSGNRNNGTETQWEIETGVECNKVVRVLEDTEVSEEEDEQLQKMKDDILLRSQAVFSSVQDEFYDVKKILSHFEEWRGSYTDSYHSAYISFCLPKLLSPIIRHQLLVWNPLKDDSEAFEKLPWFTAVETFCHGYGHEELEHSDRQTLSDVVEKTVLPKITAYVELAWDPESSHQSVCLFGFCHKLKEDFSIFDRKQSKPVKAFVEAVISRLRSTVDEDVFIPLYPKKVLDDPSSPQCHFRDQQFWKAIKLFVNIGKWDLLLPESALKELMLDKLLNRYLMITLCSQTLHGNAVQACRKVVDSLPLSWLKGETECLPQLQNFRNHLVQKIHTIFKQHSLEDPNTRSAVVELLQILSTIRCNDSIMAIAQKYQCEDVIYSHQLLNQETV, encoded by the exons ATGCTAGAGTCCACAATTATGTTCAATAAAACGACTCGAAGGAATTTTCGGCAGAGAAAAGAAGCATCTAGCGAAGAAGAGGACAAGCAGGAAAATAACGtagatgaagaggaaaaatCCGAGCCGGCTCAGCTAAAGACCCAGAGCCGGGGAATCTCCTGTAGCGCTAACAGGCAAGAGAAGCCTCCGAAGCTGCACAATAGTGCTGAAAACGACGGCGAGGCCTTTATCGgggcagaagaaagagaaaggagggaaaaagtcAAAGATGGAACTGAGACGAAAACAAATATAGTTCTTAGTTTTTCTGGTGACAAAGAAG TGGAGGAACCagaatttaaagtaaaaaaatcGTCTGATAAAGAAGTGTTGTTCCAAGTTCGGAAAAACGATAATTCAACTTCCTGGACTAGCTACAGCACAG ATTGCAATGTCTCTCAGTCGACCTTCCTCAGGAAAGGCTTCAGTGACAGTCAGTCTTCAGCTCATACTCTGCTGTATAGTCATCATGAGGATAAGAGTtctgataatgatgatgatggtggctcTGAAAGTGATGGTGTATCTTCACTCAGTTCAGATTCTAGCCGCTCTTCTTCTGGTGCATTTTTCAGTT TGATTGTCTCAAGTGCACAAGATATCCAAGAAGCACCGAGGCAACACTGTGCCATGCGAGCACAAATGGATTTCATTCCCCTGGGTCGAGAAGGCCACAATTCTGGTGGTAGTATCTCTAATGACTACATCAGAGGGAGTGATGAAGACAGgattggtgatgatgatgagcaagATGATCATGAGCGAAGGATTGCATTTGCCCCAAGACTAAAGAACATCAGGCAGAGGATCTTAGCGAAACTTG GGAGTGATGACAGTTTGTCAAGCAGTGATGAGAGAGAGCAACAACTATGGGAAGAGACACAACTTGGGAAAGGAGTCAAGAGACATCTGAGAGTGCTG CCAAATTTTCCTCATCCCTGTCAGAGCTCAGCTGTGAGTGAATCGAGTACATCCAGCAGCGGTAGTACCAGCAGGTCAAGGCAAAAGAAGAGATCAAAAGAAGTCAGAATTCCAAAGACTTTTCCTCCTATTGTATCTGTGATAAAGAAGAAGATAGTTGAAAG ACTAGACTCCCTTACAGAGGTTCACAGGACACGGCAAACAGAATTGAGGAAATTGGAGGCTGATATTGAGTGGGCCCAGAATTCTGTAGAGACTCTGGTGGAAATTTCCTTTGAGAAACGTTTGCATTTTTTTAGGTCCCTAGCGCTCTTTGTCCACACCCTGACTGAGTGTCTACAGGAGAAG GTTGTTGAGATTAATGCCCTGGAATTGGAATTGCATGTCCTGCTGTCTGAACAGTGGGGGGCGTTGTTGAATCGAAGACGGCATAAGGTCACGGAGCAGGCTGACTGCCTGCAGCACTTGAGCT TCAGTACAGATGAACAGAGTGGGAATAGAAACAATGGAACAGAAACCCAATG GGAGATAGAAACTGGGGTTGAATGTAATAAAGTTGTTCGAGTACTTGAGGACACAGAGGTTtcagaagaagaggatgagCAGCTACAAAAGATGAAAG ATGATATCCTGCTTAGGTCCCAGGCAGTGTTCTCTAGTGTCCAGGATGAGTTCTATGATGTGAAGAAGATTCTGTCCCACTTTGAAGAGTGGAGGGGTTCTTACACTGACTCGTACCACAGTGCATacatttctttttgtctgcCAAAGTTGTTGAGCCCTATCATTAGACATCAGCTGCTTGTGTGGAACCCCCTAAAG GATGACAGTGAGGCTTTTGAAAAGCTGCCTTGGTTCACAGCAGTAGAGACCTTTTGCCATGGTTATGGCCATGAAGAGTTGGAgcactcagacagacagactctgTCTGATGTTGTAGAAAAGACTGTCCTACCCAAAATAACAG cttatgTGGAGCTGGCATGGGATCCTGAATCTAGCCATCAGTCAGTCTGTTTGTTTGGGTTCTGTCACAAACTGAAAGAAGACTTCTCCATCtttgacaggaaacagagcAAACCAGTCAAA GCATTCGTAGAGGCTGTAATCTCCCGGCTGAGGAGCACTGTGGACGAAGATGTCTTCATTCCTCTTTACCCCAAAAA gGTTCTTGATGACCCTTCCTCGCCTCAGTGTCATTTCAGGGATCAGCAGTTCTGGAAAGCTATAAAA CTGTTTGTTAATATAGGAAAATGGGATTTGCTGCTGCCTGAGTCAGCTTTAAAGGAACTTATGTTGGACAAACTGCTGAACCGATACCTTATGATTACTCTGTGCAGCCAGACCCTGCATGGCAATGCTGTCCAGGCTTGCAGAAAG GTAGTAGACAGTCTGCCGCTTTCATGGCTCAAAGGAGAGACCGAATGTTTGCCTCAGCTTCAGAATTTCAGAAACCATCTTGTTCAGAAAATTCACACTATCTTCAAACAACATTCTCTAGAAGACCCAAATACAAG GTCTGCTGTGGTTGAACTGCTACAGATTTTAAGCACAATTCGATGCAATGACTCCATCATGGCTATTGCACAGAAATACCAATGTGAAGATGTGATCTACTCTCACCAGCTACTCAATCAGGAGACAGTGTGA
- the gcfc2 gene encoding intron Large complex component GCFC2 isoform X7: MRAQMDFIPLGREGHNSGGSISNDYIRGSDEDRIGDDDEQDDHERRIAFAPRLKNIRQRILAKLEGSDDSLSSSDEREQQLWEETQLGKGVKRHLRVLPNFPHPCQSSAVSESSTSSSGSTSRSRQKKRSKEVRIPKTFPPIVSVIKKKIVERLDSLTEVHRTRQTELRKLEADIEWAQNSVETLVEISFEKRLHFFRSLALFVHTLTECLQEKVVEINALELELHVLLSEQWGALLNRRRHKVTEQADCLQHLSFSTDEQSGNRNNGTETQWEIETGVECNKVVRVLEDTEVSEEEDEQLQKMKDDILLRSQAVFSSVQDEFYDVKKILSHFEEWRGSYTDSYHSAYISFCLPKLLSPIIRHQLLVWNPLKDDSEAFEKLPWFTAVETFCHGYGHEELEHSDRQTLSDVVEKTVLPKITAYVELAWDPESSHQSVCLFGFCHKLKEDFSIFDRKQSKPVKAFVEAVISRLRSTVDEDVFIPLYPKKVLDDPSSPQCHFRDQQFWKAIKLFVNIGKWDLLLPESALKELMLDKLLNRYLMITLCSQTLHGNAVQACRKVVDSLPLSWLKGETECLPQLQNFRNHLVQKIHTIFKQHSLEDPNTRSAVVELLQILSTIRCNDSIMAIAQKYQCEDVIYSHQLLNQETV; encoded by the exons ATGCGAGCACAAATGGATTTCATTCCCCTGGGTCGAGAAGGCCACAATTCTGGTGGTAGTATCTCTAATGACTACATCAGAGGGAGTGATGAAGACAGgattggtgatgatgatgagcaagATGATCATGAGCGAAGGATTGCATTTGCCCCAAGACTAAAGAACATCAGGCAGAGGATCTTAGCGAAACTTG aaGGGAGTGATGACAGTTTGTCAAGCAGTGATGAGAGAGAGCAACAACTATGGGAAGAGACACAACTTGGGAAAGGAGTCAAGAGACATCTGAGAGTGCTG CCAAATTTTCCTCATCCCTGTCAGAGCTCAGCTGTGAGTGAATCGAGTACATCCAGCAGCGGTAGTACCAGCAGGTCAAGGCAAAAGAAGAGATCAAAAGAAGTCAGAATTCCAAAGACTTTTCCTCCTATTGTATCTGTGATAAAGAAGAAGATAGTTGAAAG ACTAGACTCCCTTACAGAGGTTCACAGGACACGGCAAACAGAATTGAGGAAATTGGAGGCTGATATTGAGTGGGCCCAGAATTCTGTAGAGACTCTGGTGGAAATTTCCTTTGAGAAACGTTTGCATTTTTTTAGGTCCCTAGCGCTCTTTGTCCACACCCTGACTGAGTGTCTACAGGAGAAG GTTGTTGAGATTAATGCCCTGGAATTGGAATTGCATGTCCTGCTGTCTGAACAGTGGGGGGCGTTGTTGAATCGAAGACGGCATAAGGTCACGGAGCAGGCTGACTGCCTGCAGCACTTGAGCT TCAGTACAGATGAACAGAGTGGGAATAGAAACAATGGAACAGAAACCCAATG GGAGATAGAAACTGGGGTTGAATGTAATAAAGTTGTTCGAGTACTTGAGGACACAGAGGTTtcagaagaagaggatgagCAGCTACAAAAGATGAAAG ATGATATCCTGCTTAGGTCCCAGGCAGTGTTCTCTAGTGTCCAGGATGAGTTCTATGATGTGAAGAAGATTCTGTCCCACTTTGAAGAGTGGAGGGGTTCTTACACTGACTCGTACCACAGTGCATacatttctttttgtctgcCAAAGTTGTTGAGCCCTATCATTAGACATCAGCTGCTTGTGTGGAACCCCCTAAAG GATGACAGTGAGGCTTTTGAAAAGCTGCCTTGGTTCACAGCAGTAGAGACCTTTTGCCATGGTTATGGCCATGAAGAGTTGGAgcactcagacagacagactctgTCTGATGTTGTAGAAAAGACTGTCCTACCCAAAATAACAG cttatgTGGAGCTGGCATGGGATCCTGAATCTAGCCATCAGTCAGTCTGTTTGTTTGGGTTCTGTCACAAACTGAAAGAAGACTTCTCCATCtttgacaggaaacagagcAAACCAGTCAAA GCATTCGTAGAGGCTGTAATCTCCCGGCTGAGGAGCACTGTGGACGAAGATGTCTTCATTCCTCTTTACCCCAAAAA gGTTCTTGATGACCCTTCCTCGCCTCAGTGTCATTTCAGGGATCAGCAGTTCTGGAAAGCTATAAAA CTGTTTGTTAATATAGGAAAATGGGATTTGCTGCTGCCTGAGTCAGCTTTAAAGGAACTTATGTTGGACAAACTGCTGAACCGATACCTTATGATTACTCTGTGCAGCCAGACCCTGCATGGCAATGCTGTCCAGGCTTGCAGAAAG GTAGTAGACAGTCTGCCGCTTTCATGGCTCAAAGGAGAGACCGAATGTTTGCCTCAGCTTCAGAATTTCAGAAACCATCTTGTTCAGAAAATTCACACTATCTTCAAACAACATTCTCTAGAAGACCCAAATACAAG GTCTGCTGTGGTTGAACTGCTACAGATTTTAAGCACAATTCGATGCAATGACTCCATCATGGCTATTGCACAGAAATACCAATGTGAAGATGTGATCTACTCTCACCAGCTACTCAATCAGGAGACAGTGTGA